A segment of the Lentimicrobiaceae bacterium genome:
CTCAGCAATGCGCTGTGCCGAATTGAGTTGCGCAAGCTGAAGAATGTTTTTTTTCAAAGTTTCCTGATGTGCTTTATTAAATGCCAGATCAACTGTGGTGGCAACCAGTGAAGAAGGTGCGTCAGCATCCTTTACGATTAAGGCAGCATCTTTTGATACCAGAGCCATGGCATTTTTTGTCTGATGGTCTTCAGCGACATTCGGCGAAGGAACCAGAATACTGGGCTTGCCTGTGATGCAAAGCTCAGAAATGGCGATGGCTCCGGCGCGCGAAATAACGATATCAGCGGCTGCATAGGCCATATCCATGCGGGTGATAAAGGCAAATTGTCTGACGCCTGCTTTTTCAAAAGGGATGACTGCCATTGCAGCCTGTTCGGCATAGTTTTTTCCTGTTTGCCAGATAAGCTGAATGTGCTGATCTGTCAACTCTTTCAGTCCACTGTGCAGACTTTGGTTTATGGTACGGGCACCCAGGCTTCCGCCAACTGCCAAAACTACTGGTTTTGAAGCGTCAAGGCCAAAGAATTTAAGTGCTTCTTCACGGCTTACTTGTTGGTTGGCAATATCTTTACGAACAGGATTTCCGGTCACAATCAGTTTGCTCTGCGGAAAATATTTTTCCATACCGGGGTAAGCAACACAAATTTTTCTGGCTTTTCCTGCCAGCATTTTATTGGTAATGCCCGGATATGAATTCTGCTCCTGCAGGATGGTAGGAATGCCGGAGAGGGCAGCTGCTCTGATGGTTGGCCCGCTGGCATAACCACCTACGCCAATGGCTGCATCGGGCTTAAAACGCCTGATAATCTGATGGGCTTTCAGATTGCTGTGTATCAGTTTTAGAGGGATTAACAGGTTTTTAAGTGTGAGGCTGCGTTGAATGCCGCTAATCCATAAAGCTTCAATTTCATAACCGGCAGCAGGTACTTTTTCCATTTCCATACGGCCTTCGGCGCCCACAAAGAGAATGCTTACTCCGGGAATAGCCTGCTTGAGCGCATCAGCAATGGCAATGGCCGGAAAAATATGTCCCCCGGTTCCTCCTCCGCTTATGATTATTCTGGTCTCAGGCGATAGCATGCTCAGGTGTTTTGGGTTCTTTACTTTCTTTATTTTCTTTAGCTTCTTTTTCTGCATTCTCTGATTCTTCGATTTCGCGGCTTACACTCAGAATAATGCCAATAGCTATACTTGTAAACCAGATGGAAGTACCTCCCATACTGATGAGTGGCAGCGTTTGCCCCGTTACCGGAAGAAGGTTTACAGCCACCATCATGTTAACCATTCCCTGGAAAACAAGGCTGAATGCAACCCCGAAAGTGAGAAATGCTGCAAAATTACGAGGACTTTTAATTACAATTTTAATGGCCCTGAATAATAATACGAGGTAAAGTAATACAACGATAATTCCACCAATGATGCCATATTCTTCGATGATGATGGCATAGATAAAGTCGGAGTAGGGGTGGGGTAAAAAGTTTTTTTGCGTTGAATTACCCGGCATTTTCCCCAATAAACCGCCGGTAGCAATGGCAATTTTGGCCTGCTCAACCTGATAATTGGCATCACTGTCGCCACTGGTGTAACTTTCAATACGTGTTTGCCACGTTCCTATACGACCGTTGAGTTTAGGTGTATTTATGGCCAATGCTATAAGTAAAATGAAGCTTACCACACCAACGCCCACTAAAATTAACAGATATTTGAATTTAACCCTGCCAACGAACATCAACACCAAACAGGTGGTAAAAATAAGCGCGGCTGTTGAAAAATTGGCGGGTAATATCAGTAAAGTGATGATGACAACAGGAATCATAATAGAGATAAAACCCTTCCGGAAGTCTTCAACATCATCCTGTTTTTTGGCAAGCAAGCGGGCAACGAAAATGATGAGGGCTAATTTGGCAAAATCAGAAGGCTGAAATGTGATGTTTATCAAAGGTAAAGTATACCAGCGGCTTGCTTCATTCAGATTGGTTCCGAAAAGAAGTGTGTAGGCAAGTAAAGGCACAGAGATATAAATCCCTAATTGGGAAATCCGGGCGTAATATTTGTAAGGTATTTTGTGCGCAAGAAACATCAAACCAAATCCAAGTAAGAGAATGCCTGTGTGCTTGATAAAATAGTATTCGGTATTTCCTGACTGATATTTATAAGCCAAAGTGCCGGTTGAACTGTACACCGCCAGGATCGAAAATATAGATAGTATAAATACAACTATCCAGATAGTTTTATCGCCTTTGATGTTATTTAATATAGCTTTCATACCGGTATTGAATGGCTAAAGGGATTTTACTGCAGCTTTAAATTTTCGTCCTCTGTCTTCGTAGTTTTCAAACAAATCGAAGCTGGCACAGGCCGGCGATAGCAACACTGCATCACCTTTGCGGGCCAGATAGTATGCAATATTAACGGCTTCTTCGGCCGATTGTGCTTCGTTTATGATCTCTACCTTGTCCTTAAAGGCATCAATCAGCTTCTCATTGTCAGTTCCAAGGCAAACAATGGCCTTCACTTTTTGCTGAACCAAATCATACAGTTTTGTATAATCATTGCCTTTGTCGATTCCACCGGCAATCCATACAATTTTTTTGTTAAGGGATTCCAGTGCGTACCAGGCCGAATTGATATTGGTTGCCTTGGAGTCATTAATAAACTCAATCCCGTGAATATTTGCTACAAATTCCAGTCGGTGTTCAACATTCTGAAAATCCGACAAACATTCCTTAATTGTTTCCTTACGGATGTCAACCAGGCGGGCTGCCACGCCTGCAGCCATCGAGTTGTAAATATTGTGCTTGCCTTGCAATGCCAGTTCTTCTAAAGTCATATCGAACTTGTCCCCTTTTATGTTAAATTCTATTTTTTGATTCTCACTAAATGCTCCGTTGCTGATTGGCTTACGGATACTAATCGGGTATGCACCCTGTGTTAATTTTAATTGTCCGAATCGTTGGTTGAGTATTTCATCATCGCAACACCAGATTACGGCATCATTTTCTGACTGGTTTTGTAAAATGCGCATCTTTGAATCGGCATATTTGCTGAAATCATTGTCATACCGATCGAGATGATCCGGTGTGATGTTGAGCAATATGGCGATATCGGCTTTAAACCGGTACATGCCATCGAGCTGAAAACTGCTTAGCTCAATCACATAGTAATCGTGTTCTTCACTGGCAACCTGACGGGCAAAACTTTTACCTACGTTTCCTGCAAGACCGGCATTCAGGCCGGCTTTTTGCAGCATATGCCAAATGAGCATGGTTGTTGTTGTTTTGCCATTGCTGCCTGTAATGCAGATTTTTTTGGCATTTGTATACCTGCCTGCAAATTCAATTTCAGAGATAACCGGGATGCCTTTAGCCAATGCAGCTGCAACTACAGGAGCCTTGTCGGGTATTCCGGGGCTTTTAATAATTTCATCAGCCGACAGAATCAGTTGTTCAGAATGTTTGTTCTCTTCAAAATCAATACCTGCCTCTGTGAGTGTAATCTTGAAATCGTTTCTGATGAAACCATAGTCTGATACAAATACACTTATCCCCTTGCTTTTGGCAAGCAGTGCAGCGCCAACTCCGCTTTCAGCAGCGCCCAATACCACAACCCGGGGATGAGAATTCATGATTACCTGATTTTTAAGGTGATGATTGTTAAAACTGCAAGCATGATTCCTACAATGAAGAATCTTTGTACGATTTTAGGTTCCTTATAGCCTAGTTTCTGAAAATGATGATGCAAAGGCGACATCAGAAACAACCTTTTGCCTTCGCCATATTTTCTTTTTGTGCGCTTGAAGTAGCTTACTTGTAGAACTACTGAAAG
Coding sequences within it:
- the murG gene encoding undecaprenyldiphospho-muramoylpentapeptide beta-N-acetylglucosaminyltransferase — its product is MLSPETRIIISGGGTGGHIFPAIAIADALKQAIPGVSILFVGAEGRMEMEKVPAAGYEIEALWISGIQRSLTLKNLLIPLKLIHSNLKAHQIIRRFKPDAAIGVGGYASGPTIRAAALSGIPTILQEQNSYPGITNKMLAGKARKICVAYPGMEKYFPQSKLIVTGNPVRKDIANQQVSREEALKFFGLDASKPVVLAVGGSLGARTINQSLHSGLKELTDQHIQLIWQTGKNYAEQAAMAVIPFEKAGVRQFAFITRMDMAYAAADIVISRAGAIAISELCITGKPSILVPSPNVAEDHQTKNAMALVSKDAALIVKDADAPSSLVATTVDLAFNKAHQETLKKNILQLAQLNSAQRIAEVIMQCIQEHQNA
- a CDS encoding FtsW/RodA/SpoVE family cell cycle protein, translated to MKAILNNIKGDKTIWIVVFILSIFSILAVYSSTGTLAYKYQSGNTEYYFIKHTGILLLGFGLMFLAHKIPYKYYARISQLGIYISVPLLAYTLLFGTNLNEASRWYTLPLINITFQPSDFAKLALIIFVARLLAKKQDDVEDFRKGFISIMIPVVIITLLILPANFSTAALIFTTCLVLMFVGRVKFKYLLILVGVGVVSFILLIALAINTPKLNGRIGTWQTRIESYTSGDSDANYQVEQAKIAIATGGLLGKMPGNSTQKNFLPHPYSDFIYAIIIEEYGIIGGIIVVLLYLVLLFRAIKIVIKSPRNFAAFLTFGVAFSLVFQGMVNMMVAVNLLPVTGQTLPLISMGGTSIWFTSIAIGIILSVSREIEESENAEKEAKENKESKEPKTPEHAIA
- the murD gene encoding UDP-N-acetylmuramoyl-L-alanine--D-glutamate ligase; translation: MNSHPRVVVLGAAESGVGAALLAKSKGISVFVSDYGFIRNDFKITLTEAGIDFEENKHSEQLILSADEIIKSPGIPDKAPVVAAALAKGIPVISEIEFAGRYTNAKKICITGSNGKTTTTMLIWHMLQKAGLNAGLAGNVGKSFARQVASEEHDYYVIELSSFQLDGMYRFKADIAILLNITPDHLDRYDNDFSKYADSKMRILQNQSENDAVIWCCDDEILNQRFGQLKLTQGAYPISIRKPISNGAFSENQKIEFNIKGDKFDMTLEELALQGKHNIYNSMAAGVAARLVDIRKETIKECLSDFQNVEHRLEFVANIHGIEFINDSKATNINSAWYALESLNKKIVWIAGGIDKGNDYTKLYDLVQQKVKAIVCLGTDNEKLIDAFKDKVEIINEAQSAEEAVNIAYYLARKGDAVLLSPACASFDLFENYEDRGRKFKAAVKSL